From Nevskiales bacterium, one genomic window encodes:
- a CDS encoding LysR family transcriptional regulator, which produces MDGRRSRPAPSRSGTAAGRTGDAGRAPLDDVPALMRLRTRQLLLAALLGHERHLGRAAAALGVSQPAATRLLQELEETLGARLFERSVRGMTPTPAGEVLVRYARQVLNDFGSARRELAALAAGLHGTLRIGSVPSALPPLLAPALARFKAQHARVSVAIVVATSDVMLEQLARGEVELMLGRLVEGHYDDEHEAVPVLDEPQVVVARADHPLHASAYTGPAAAPTLRELARWPWVLQPPGSPQAGRFMAMMREAGVHRRIDITETASTVATTALLQASDMLAVMPASLATHYASLGVLRALPVSLPMRVPDIQLVWRRAREFSAPAAAFRDAVLAQAARTRVC; this is translated from the coding sequence ATGGATGGCCGCCGCAGCAGACCGGCGCCCTCGCGTTCCGGCACTGCGGCGGGGCGCACGGGCGACGCGGGCCGCGCACCGCTCGATGACGTGCCGGCGCTGATGCGGCTGCGGACGCGGCAGCTGCTGCTGGCTGCGTTGCTCGGCCACGAACGCCACCTGGGGCGCGCCGCGGCGGCGCTCGGCGTCAGCCAACCGGCCGCAACCCGGCTGCTGCAGGAACTGGAGGAGACGCTGGGCGCGCGGCTGTTCGAGCGCTCCGTGCGCGGCATGACGCCGACCCCCGCCGGCGAGGTCCTGGTGCGCTACGCGCGCCAGGTGTTGAACGACTTCGGCAGCGCACGGCGCGAGCTGGCGGCGCTGGCCGCCGGGCTGCACGGCACGCTGCGCATCGGCTCGGTCCCCAGCGCGCTGCCGCCATTGCTGGCGCCGGCGCTGGCGCGTTTCAAGGCGCAACACGCGCGCGTGTCGGTGGCGATCGTCGTCGCGACGAGCGACGTGATGCTCGAGCAGTTGGCGCGCGGCGAGGTGGAACTGATGCTCGGCCGCCTCGTGGAGGGCCATTACGACGACGAGCACGAGGCAGTGCCCGTGCTCGACGAGCCGCAGGTGGTGGTGGCCCGTGCGGACCACCCGCTGCACGCTAGCGCGTACACCGGCCCGGCCGCGGCGCCGACGCTGCGCGAACTGGCCCGCTGGCCCTGGGTGCTGCAGCCGCCCGGCTCGCCGCAGGCGGGCCGCTTCATGGCCATGATGCGTGAAGCCGGCGTGCACCGACGTATCGACATCACCGAGACGGCGTCCACCGTGGCCACCACGGCGCTGCTGCAGGCGAGCGACATGCTGGCCGTCATGCCGGCCTCACTGGCCACGCACTACGCGAGCCTGGGCGTGCTGCGCGCCCTGCCGGTGTCGCTGCCGATGCGAGTGCCCGACATCCAGCTCGTTTGGCGGCGCGCCCGCGA